One part of the Clostridium thermosuccinogenes genome encodes these proteins:
- the istB gene encoding IS21-like element helper ATPase IstB, whose translation MVELEHTRSLLSELGLNTASELLDAKLEDAMHKNSTYLSFLSELLEAEIQEKKRRSEETRIKLSRLPHRKTLEEFDFGFQPSIDVRQIRALSTLAFVARKENVIFLGPPGVGKTHLAVGIAMQALKSGMTVYYASLAHLISDLKKANLQEKLARRWRVYTRPDILIIDEVGYMQLDRASAELFFRLICARYENGSIILTSNKYFGDWGELMNDTVIATAMLDRLLHHAHIINIRGESYRLKNRIKGGVKVVPPADIPGLDNMARGVQTKTGD comes from the coding sequence ATGGTTGAGCTGGAACATACCCGCAGCCTTCTGTCTGAGCTTGGTTTGAATACGGCCTCCGAGCTTTTGGATGCAAAGCTTGAAGATGCGATGCATAAAAACTCAACCTATCTGTCGTTCTTAAGTGAACTTCTGGAAGCCGAGATTCAAGAGAAAAAACGCCGCAGCGAAGAAACAAGGATTAAGCTGTCCAGGCTTCCGCATAGAAAGACACTGGAAGAGTTTGATTTTGGATTCCAACCCAGCATAGATGTAAGGCAAATCAGAGCGTTATCAACACTTGCTTTTGTGGCAAGGAAGGAGAATGTAATTTTTTTAGGACCACCTGGAGTCGGCAAAACTCACCTTGCAGTGGGAATCGCAATGCAAGCCTTAAAGTCCGGTATGACTGTATATTATGCCAGCCTTGCGCATCTGATATCAGATTTAAAGAAGGCAAATCTGCAAGAAAAACTAGCGCGCAGGTGGCGTGTATATACCCGGCCCGACATACTGATTATAGATGAAGTGGGATATATGCAGCTAGATCGTGCATCAGCGGAATTATTCTTTAGGCTTATATGCGCAAGGTATGAAAACGGCAGTATAATACTAACCAGTAACAAATACTTCGGAGACTGGGGAGAGCTTATGAATGATACAGTAATAGCTACAGCTATGCTCGATAGATTACTGCATCATGCACATATCATAAACATAAGGGGTGAGAGCTATAGACTGAAAAACAGGATAAAAGGCGGTGTCAAAGTAGTACCCCCGGCTGATATCCCGGGATTGGATAATATGGCACGGGGTGTTCAAACAAAAACCGGCGATTGA